In a genomic window of Rhopalosiphum maidis isolate BTI-1 chromosome 4, ASM367621v3, whole genome shotgun sequence:
- the LOC113557288 gene encoding flightin translates to MADPDAPAWMLDDDVVDESTNAGGDEEVVEEDTAPVQKVEAPKPPAEWRKTYKLAIEEKDRRKIFRHWARPTRLQYQILYDYQSNYYDDYITYMNRRQRGLYDPVPVPQTWEERVLRTCTKDGRRLSSSDFPLVKSKLNDYMVIPSVCRADHDKHYYYRQYYDQLIGTPWVTLSTLGRNPNMLSVPRPTIKDRLHAQNI, encoded by the exons ATGGCTGATCCTGATGCACCTGCCTGGATGCTCGACGATGACGTCGTAGACGAATCTACTAATGCCGGTGGTGATGAAGAAGTAGTCGAAGAGGATACTGCACCGGTCCAAAAAGTTGAAGCGCCTAAACCACCAGCTGAATGGAGGAAAACTTATAAGCTCGct ATCGAGGAGAAAGACAGGCGTAAGATTTTCAGACACTGGGCCCGACCGACCAGACTTCAGTATCAAATATTGTACGACTACCAGAGTAATTACTACGACGACTACATAACGTACATGAACAGGCGACAAAGGGGACTGTATGACCCGGTCCCTGTGCCACAGACGTGGGAGGAACGCGTGCTCAGGACGTGTACCAAAGACGGCCGCCGTCTGTCGTCGTCTGACTTCCCGCTGGTTAAGTCCAAGCTCAACGACTACATGGTAATACCATCCGTGTGCCGGGCTGATCACGACAAGCATTACTACTACAGACAGTACTACGACCAACTCATCGGTACACCTTG GGTTACGTTGTCAACATTAGGTCGTAATCCTAATATGTTGAGTGTACCACGGCCAACCATTAAAGACCGATTGCATGctcaaaatatctaa
- the LOC113556689 gene encoding uncharacterized protein LOC113556689 — translation MSERRTLLSRPRTRVYDCNYNIGEGYYKPMMDHLDRKYYGSSTTPAAPKPAGGFFDSSPKSLFSTSGTSAFDEYRSSSPVRSRRSGSDSRLSLPDDEFEQEVAAMRRARAAKVAAARTASLEKEFESAFNGFASDGKPRARLNYTEKLLDTVGLNSKSQEALEDEIYKKRTKSFFQDAEDVVASAELHANNRRSAAFKAQLQDAADERSADQLAAAARARKSKARLLDIQNEIDGIAERDAARQKRSADLKALFADNEALTESVSTYKKKSSKKVSF, via the exons ATGTCAGAAAGACGGACACTTTTGAGCCGTCCCCGGACCCGGGTGTACGACTGCAACTATAACATTGGCGAGGGTTATTATAAGCCAATGATGGACCACCTAGACCGCAAGTACTACGGTTCTTCGACCACGCCGGCCGCACCCAAACCCGCTGGTGGATTCTTCGACTCTAGCCCAAAAAGCCTATTTAGTACGTCGGGAACTTCGGCCTTTGACGAGTACAGATCTTCATCACCGGTGCGGTCTCGGCGCAGCGGCTCCGATTCCAGATTATCATTGCCCGACGACGAATTTGAGCAAGAG GTAGCTGCAATGCGTCGGGCTCGTGCCGCCAAGGTGGCAGCCGCCCGGACGGCGTCGCTGGAAAAGGAATTTGAGTCAGCGTTCAACGGGTTCGCGTCGGACGGCAAGCCTAGGGCGCGGCTCAACTACACTGAAAAACTGTTGGACACAGTTGGGCTGAACAGCAAATCGCAGGAGGCGTTGGAGGATGAGATCTACAAGAAGCGGACAAAGTCCTTCTTCCAGGATGCGGAGGACGTGGTGGCCTCAGCCGAACTGCACGCTAACAACCGACGGTCGGCTGCATTTAAAGCGCAGTTACAGGATGCAGCTGACGAGCGATCCGCCGATCAATTAGCGGCTGCGGCCAGGGCGCGCAAGTCCAAGGCCCGCTTGTTAGATATACAAAACGAGATTGACGGCATCGCCGAGCGGGACGCTGCCCGCCAAAAGCGTTCGGCCGACCTGAAAGCGTTGTTCGCTGACAACGAAGCGCTCACAGAATCGGTCAGCACTTACAAGAAAAAGTCGTCGAAAAAAGTGTCGTTTTAA